The following are from one region of the Vibrio rarus genome:
- the infA gene encoding translation initiation factor IF-1: protein MAKEDVIEMQGTVLDTLPNTMFRVELENGHVVTAHISGKMRKNYIRILTGDKVTVEMTPYDLSKGRIVFRAR, encoded by the coding sequence ATGGCTAAAGAAGACGTAATTGAGATGCAAGGCACTGTCCTGGACACTCTGCCAAACACTATGTTCCGTGTAGAACTAGAAAACGGTCACGTTGTGACTGCACACATCTCTGGTAAGATGCGCAAAAACTACATCCGTATCCTTACTGGTGACAAAGTGACGGTAGAGATGACTCCATACGACCTAAGCAAAGGCCGCATCGTCTTCCGTGCTCGTTAA